gagtacaaataacgttacagaaatccgttcccgtgctattccgtccggactgcgagttttccggactatcggcgtccggattatcgcgggtccactgtacctcggatcttcacctgaggttacatgagCCAATGAGCTATCGTGGCCCAATAATCTATACCAAATAACTTCTATGGTAAAAGATTAAATTCAATACCCCTAGAAACTTACCCTACACCTCTGAAGAGGAAAGGAGAAGTGGCCTTTGCTCCTACAATCATGGGAGCATCCAACAAGTTTTTGGGATCTGCCACAATTAAGGTATGCTACAACAAATGCATAATAGAATTCAAATCTTACCTCTAATCTAagtaataaaatatcataaaacaatTCTTCACAAACAGGAATTATTCTATGATGTTACTCTTTCTTaaaatttcttaattttatAACAAGTTAAGGAAATATgctatttttttctctcataatttcttaattttatgataagttaaacaaataaattgaTTGAAACAGTTGTTCCGAACAGTTGTTACTATTAACTGGACATACTTAAATATAATGCATACATACAGCACACTTGCTGTTTTCAgtgtattaaaatataaaacatgactgAATACATTAAATACCTTTCCCTGGTCCTGAGCATCATAGTTCAAATGATCGATGACAGTTGACTTTTCTTCATCAAACTCCAAACCACATTCTGTAGCTAATTCCCTGAGAGGATCACCTACAAAAGTAAAGGGACACAACCCATATACCACAAGTCCACAACATAGTTGCACAGAAAATGTTAGGGCTTTTCCAGAGTTATCTGTGATGGGGTGAAAAGCTCTTGTATTAAAATTTGATAGATGGTGGCAGATTTATAGTTATTGTTATGCTAAATATGCTTTGAAATGGTGGTGGGTCTCTGGGAAAAAAATGCCTCCCAACACAAATAATTTCGGAACAGTCCTTATTACAGGTAattttctgagggcttttggGGGCTGATATTGGGTAGAGCCATTCccaatcaaatttatttttacatttaagtCAAATTCACAAAAATTGGAGTTTACTCTTGAAAATTTCCTTCATAATTCGGAGGTTTTCGTCTCAGAGCGAggcaaaaaggccccatccctAATCACTAAATCAGTGAGAAAAAGTAGTCAGTAGACTACTCTTTATAGTCTACCAGACTAGAAGTTGGGGAAAACAATGAATCTGCGTGCTAAAACCCATACTTGTTATTGcttgattatttattttactatGTCTTTGCTGCATTTCCACACTAGCATGAGAGCTTACCAATGTTGGAGCTTCCAGCCACTAGAATGTTTCCTCCACCGTCGATGAAGTTAGTTATGGCTGCCACATCAACAGTTCCTCCAAAGTCTGCATTCATAAAAGATTATCtgtttaaaagttttattatGCAAGTTGCAAAAACACCACAAATACTTGACTAAGTTCTAGATTGATCCGATTCCTCCTGCTTCAAAAAGCAGGACAATGGTGTATCAATTTATAAATGAATCTTGTCTTGCTGAActttaatattaatataattatttgaCTTCTGGAAAGCGATTTGCCCCACATTTTTAATACTCACCACTATTTCCTTTAATTTTGAATTGTACccatcaataacataaacatgagtactaattacatatttataaacTTCCATATAATAGGCGAGTTAATGTGTATCAAACACAAGTTCACCAACCTGATAATGTAATTAGTTCCATAAATACATGGCACTGTACATATTGCATGCCAAACTTATCAAACATACCTTCTACTGATGGAGAGAAGATGACTAGATTGTCATACAAAAACTCTCCAAACTTCACCAATGCCAAACCTCCATCATCAGCAGTCTTGAAGGTCAGTTCAAATCCTTGATCTGTAATTTGATAAAAAGACTCAAAATTTGATTCACTTTATACATGGATtttttacactatttatttcagttGCGATTATACTCTGTCATACCAAAGAGATACGGcatcataacaaataaaaaattatctAAATAATTCCATTTCAATACGATTTACCTTCATTGCACTACTAGTACTGCATTCAGTATAAGTCATATTCCATTCTTGAATTTCTTCTGCATAGATTTAAATTTACTGTAATCATAAATGGCGTGCGGCATTTTAAGTGTGTTGTGATTTCGgttgtgtatgtaaacattttgaaataaccTGTACCGGTTGAGTATACTGCATAGGCCTAATGTAATTCTTAGTTGGTCTAGATTTTGCATTTGCATATCCTGAATTTTCAAGGCGGTGTGGTGCGATTTCTTGCTCCAACATTTCTTTTATTGAAAATACTTGCAACCATATCCGCTAGCCCATATTTCATTTGCATAAATACAAGCTAAAACTCCATAATTTAGATTGGTTTAGGAGCATTCGCTCTTCATCCTCCCTTATAGAGAAATTACTGCTAAGTCAGTGACGTGGCAAATACCGGCGAGATGCCCGGCGACCGCTTCAACAAATACCAGAAAACCCAGAGCTTACCTCTCAGTGACTTGAAGAAGACAGAATGCGTTTCCCGAATTGACCAATTATCAACCAAAACCAACGTCCTTTTATTTGCAGTAACGCTGCAAATAACAGCAATCAACACCAACCCGGCCAGGTTCATCATGGAGGCGGCCATTTTGTCTTTGAGTTGCGCGTAGTGATATGACAAATAGTGATTATACAATTTCCTAGCATTTTTCTAGAATGAAAATGTGCGAACATATATTATAGTTAATAAATCGAAATTGCATACGCTTTggaaacatatatatcttattatggATAACACCTCCAATTATTTTAAAGATCGAAAAAGTAAACAAGACTATTTTCTGTGCGGAAGAATTAGTAAATCCAATATATTTGACCAATGAAACGCTGCCAACATTGAACCTGTGCTCTGGATTATGAACATCTGGGCCTAGTTCATTGTAGGCCTTAATAATCTAGAGTCTTTGTGATTTGAAAGCGGAATGAACAAAAtgcattgtattttttttttatctcttttCGTTTTTGGTCATACCATATGTAGTACTCATTGAAAAATACTTTACGTAAGCCAGTCTGTACTTACATTTAGTTAATTAAATCGAAAGTGAAAGTAGCTTTTAACAGTTTTAACATTTAAGGGTTACTGGAGCTGGCACCCGACATGTATTTTCCCCCGACGtttgttatattgtaattataacaaaatctGCTTTCACTCAATATGTAGTTTCAAATAATGTTAACTCAAATCTTTTGACTTCAGTAGTGCAACGTCTTGACCCCCCCGGGACCCCGGAGTGATTGTTGTGTGATTGTTGTGTTGAATGTGTACAGATGAAGGAGTATTTAATCTTTGAGAAGCAATTATACCAGCTAATTCATAGCAAAGAGGTTTACATGACATCAAACTAATCAGAATTTTGTATTTTCGCCACATTTGTCTCAAAATACTAGAAAGTATTGGAGTTGGAGTTATGGTCAAATTCTTCCATCCACATTTTTCTGCATTTTCTCTATATCAAATTCTGTTCCCTCTTTGCATTCATGCTTTTTTCAAATTACAGGAAAAAAGGCAGAACAATTTGAGGTTCAGGAGTCATTCAAAGAGTTAAGCACATTTGATCCCTGCTACAGACACATTGTCAGCTCTTTGAGACTCTTTAGTTATTGTAAAATGTTTCAGGCTTACTATCACAGATCTGGGCCTCTTCACTGCCAGACAGACGACAGACAGTGCACCATGATGCATAAGCGACTTGCCTTTTGGGCAAGTGAGctataaacaaaagaaaactatGTTCATTGAATTCTTTAATATCATGTCCACTGACTTTGGGACTTTTAAGTGACAAATGGCACCAGTCAAATAAACAGAGACTTAAAATGGGAAACATAACTATCCTATTTGGGAGAACAACAGACCTTTGACAGGGTAGATTCTACCTGGCTCAACCATGAAAGGAAGACAAAACTTAACAGGATGACAACATATGTTTGGCAGGGTAGATTCTATCTGGCTCTTTATCAAAAGAAGGAAAAATTTAACAAGAAGACGACAACATACATTGTTTAAAGGTAGTTGCATGGTCTTGGATTTAAAAAACAAGATTTATttgtgtcagtatttatatcAACATCCAGTATGTGTACAAGCCACAGAGAATGACAACATAGCAGTGGCATGTTACTATCCAggaaaatcaatattatatatatctatttcagCTCAATACtttcatatatatgttgttttgagATAAATATTGCCccatattatactgacacaagACATGACTAAGTCATTGGGTAGCTATAGATACTTGATTGAGAAAGCTGGAAGGTTAGGAATCCATACTAAGTCCATGTAAGGAGTACACTTCTATCCTTATGATTTCTGTTCAGAATTTACTCGATGATGataattatttgtatttcaCAACAAATACTTCTTCTATGTGTAATACACATGCAGGTGTATCAGAGATGGAAATTGGCGGATGGGCAAAGGACTGCAACTTAGATTTGGTTGTTGTCAATATTTGATTATGAAGAAGTTTTTcaaaagaataaaaatgttCAATATCTCTAATATTCACTATACCCTATCTCTATATATCACAACAGCTGTATACCCTATCTTATTTAACAATATTGTAGTCTAAGAGTACTCAGTTATAGTTTATCAATGCTTAATTTAAATTACCATATTAAACCAAATATGCAAACTGTATGTTTAATAAAACCATGTGCATAGAAAAGTTTccatttgaaaacattttaattgacATATTTATCTTTATGTAGCAAAAACAATCCAGTCTTTGGTTAAAAGATTGAAGATTATAATAACTGAACAGTGGGGTAGAAccttttttatgtttgaattaGTACAACTATCCACCCATCCTGGAAAAAGGTGGGGGTGCACTTATAGGGGCAGGTGAGCTTAATAGGTCGAATATGGTTATTGTAAAACACATACGTTATAAAGTAATATTGAACATATGTCCAATTTGTATAGCACCTACATATCTATTACTTATACACGAATATACTTGGTGTAGCTGTTTTCTAGACAATATAAGATCTTTTAGCAGCAAATGTATACAACCACTGAGATTGGAAGACATTATAGaggatattaaaacaaaaagcaaacaaaaaatcagattaaaaacaaaaagtaaagcatgtaatatctttaaatattgGAGTCGGATAAGGCTTAACTACACCAATATTCTAAAATATTGggaaaacattaatatatttttgcattttcTTCAGGGTTTTGACTTGTCTGGCATCTAAATGCAGCACTCATCATACAGTTATGAAAAATGGGGCATTGGTAGAAATTGAAAACTCTGTGGTTCCCTTCATCAAACAATATATGaacacaatacaatattgatatttcaccTATTTTCTCACTGAATATTAAAGATTTTACTGGGTTACATGTTCaaataaaaagcaaaaacaCGTTTTGATTATAAGATCacttaaaacattaaaaccTAAAACCTTCATTTTGGTCAAAAGAACAAATTCTTTTGTTTACACAACATTGAAAGTAAACATAAAACTGCTGACAGCTTATCAGGATGATTCTGAACGCATGTGTTAGATCTCTATTTTCTATGTATCCTGAAACCGATATTACATGGGTTTGTTCCATTTCTTATCCTACTAACATTTAACCAAAGTTACACatttcaaattctttttttcaataatacctctaataaaatatttacatgcatGACTAATCATTTCTTAACAATATTATCACCAATATaactattacaatatatatccatTGATGGTAATAACTATTATAAGCACTAATGAAAATGTTGTGCATTTTGTacgtttgaaaaataaaactcttgttcaaaacattgaaaattgtCTCCGGACAATagttgaagggagataactctgataaTATTATCAGTAACAACATCATTGTTAAAACTTCACTAAAAACTGCAGTATTTTACAGAGAAATCAGTGTACTTAGATAAACAGCCTATATTATTTCCTATGAATGCCattaaaaaatgttcaaccaTTATCATATAATAGTATGGTTTTGACAGAATGTGTGCAGTTATTTCCAGTCAATCTCATCATGCGAAAAAAGTGTACCACCAATATGACAGACTATGACAGACTCTGTTGTATATATGTGCGAAATGGTATTTAGCAGTTCATTTTCCTCATCCTTATTAGACGTGGATTGATCCCCAGCTTAATTGATCGCATGGCCATGGCTCTGTTGAAGTGCCGTTGTGTTTTCACCTCGCTGCTGTCCTCAAAGTTGGCTTCTATAGATGTGATAACTCCAAAAATTACTCCTAGTACCAGAAACAAGATGATAAATAGTGTGTACTGTGTGACAGAAGGGTTAGGTGCCCCATCCATCTCCCGCAGGTGGGCCTCTGCTGGCTGGTAACCAGGATTCAAATCTAGTGCATGTCTAAAATGGAGGGTAGCCTCCTGATAATGTCCGTAGGCTTTGAGTATCTCCCCTAGTGTGTAGTGTTGGAGCCATGAGTTCTCACTGTTCGGCTGCTGCATCACTAACGAGCGCCGCGTTAAGAATATAGCATCGTCCAAATACTGTAGGTTAAACAGTACCCGAGCGAGATACAATAAAACCTCTGGGTTATTAGGTGATATAGACAGTGCCTTCCGGAAACACTCTATCGCAAACAGACTGTTGCCTTTTATTCTCCAAAAATTTCCTATTTGGCTGTGAGTCTGTACTGATTTAGGTTTCTggaaatacacacaaaaataaataaattagaCATCATATCACATGATCCTCTGGAAATCAATGGACTTTTTCTGTCTCTTATTCAATAACAATAAGAGCTATAATGGAGCTTTGTGAATGGCAAAATGGAATaacgtatacatgtatttcagcTGCTCTGACTGCTCATACTATTATATAAGTCAGGAGATCAGTGATATTGTtactaaataaaaacatataagaCACCATGGTATTGACCGTACATTTCGTACCCTTCTGGCAATGATCACGAAGAACACGCTTTCGTCTCGGAGTTTCCATCTCGACAGACGAAGCCAAATAATtgtcacatatataaacatcgatacatatatctacctgaccGATAGAAACTCATTCAAgcgtataactaagttacctgtgAAAAAGGAAATACCCTGATTCTATAAATAtgcggtatgcgagggtggcgaaCTTAACGTGGGAATTATATAGAAGGGAAATCCGTTCTAGGGGTATAGTGGGtggtatgcgagggtggcggtaGATTCAGGTGGCGATAGGTCGAGGGTACACTGTACTTCACTGATCATGAATGACATATGTTTGGATAAAATAACTTATTCAAGGCATTTCAATTAAAACTGATTTCACATATAAAAACACACAACAGCAGGTCACTGAAATGAATACTTAAGTACTCGAGCTTTGAAGAAGTTTCATTCCAAATCCGGAAATCAGATATATATGGAAATCAACGCGGAGAATTTAATTTGGTaaagaaaatttcaatatttttcatgtaAGATTATTGTAGCAAAACACTTTCAGAGGATGATGAATGAAATCAATCATTTCAGGGGTATAGGGAACAATCCAAATTGTTGTCATAACAGGAAAGAATCCTGGAACTGCTTCCCCAGGCCACAAAACTGTAGCTGACTCAtgatttacatttaaaattgaAGAGTATCATATATTGGTGACACCTTTCTATTTCAGGCTAGCGACTATTTTTTCTCTAGGTTTAGTGGTAGGATGAACACTGAGCGAGGGGTTGCTAGTTCGAGTCCCCCAAAAGGaagaatatttttcattaatttactCCTTCCTTCAGGACATGAACAGGTAAGCTGACTATCAACTGTCTGTTCTGTTGGACCAAGAACTGTCTACTAGTATTATCTTATCAATGTTAGATGATGGTAAAATTATTACCTCTTTCTTTGATTTCTTTAGTCTTTCCTCCAGTTCAGTCATATCTATTTCTGACGTTTTACTACCCTTCCTCCGAAACATCATAGCAACCTCTGGTTCTGGGATGTGGCTATGTTCATTCCTGTTAGCAATTCCTCGTAAATGATCATATTGAGTATaatttactggtttaccacaAGTCAGCTTTTTCTTTTCAGGAGGAGGTTTATTTTCTATGGGACTTGAAACAGTCCtgcaaataagaaaaaaatcataaattagTCACAAAATTAATTAACATTGACATTTATTTCACTTTGTGAAAATGacattatgtacatatacattatacatgtacttgtaaaaGATAATGGATGAAACCTTGCAATGTCTTTGGCATAATAATCCCATGCTCAGAACCAAGTCAAGGAAGCATGCATTACTCCTGTATCATAATTAAAATAGGCCACTAGTTGGCCTTTTAAGTTCCCCACCAGAAACTGGAGGGGGGCTATAGTTTTGCATTATGTCTGATGACACTGACAGTCCTTCCGCACATTATCTTATCTCTTGTCCTACACTATTCCATATACCTGGTATTGGCATTtcatacttggggcatgggttcacctaAAGGAGGCTATGTGCCACATACAAAAAGTAGGTCAGTCTTGACATACATTGTGACCTTttacctacatcaaagaaaaaatgttgTCCAGGCTATATCGTCTACACTTCTTATTACTGGCACTTCATATTTGTGGGAAGGGTTCAAGGAAATGAGGCTATGGGTCACataccaaaagtaggtcactcttGACCTACATTGTGACATTTGgcctacatcaaagaaacatgTCTGGGCTCTATCTACACTTCCTAACATTGGCACTTCATACTTGGGGCATTGGTTCACCTATAAGCTAATAAAGGAGGTAGTGTGTCACATATgccaaaagtaggtcactctgacctagTTGTGACCTTTGACgtacatcaaagaaaaatgaCTGACTTCAGAACTAATGTGATGGACCAGATTCTTTCTTCCAGGTACGTTGTAATACTTTAGATATTCACTGTTGCCATACAGTATATAATCCTGATACATTTGTGTGTTATCATGTTAGTC
This genomic stretch from Pecten maximus chromosome 16, xPecMax1.1, whole genome shotgun sequence harbors:
- the LOC117345235 gene encoding uncharacterized protein LOC117345235, whose product is MTYDLPSVSYMALYIVSMHIVSSNSRSSTGANHWRLNADEGKVVQAEESENDGFLEDGLMTILTRKVTENGEWRVEDEQKQIPCDRITDRTVSSPIENKPPPEKKKLTCGKPVNYTQYDHLRGIANRNEHSHIPEPEVAMMFRRKGSKTSEIDMTELEERLKKSKKEKPKSVQTHSQIGNFWRIKGNSLFAIECFRKALSISPNNPEVLLYLARVLFNLQYLDDAIFLTRRSLVMQQPNSENSWLQHYTLGEILKAYGHYQEATLHFRHALDLNPGYQPAEAHLREMDGAPNPSVTQYTLFIILFLVLGVIFGVITSIEANFEDSSEVKTQRHFNRAMAMRSIKLGINPRLIRMRKMNC